One window from the genome of Microbulbifer pacificus encodes:
- a CDS encoding pilus assembly protein, which yields MKWNNKIKQRLSLRSLSAAFLLSLATSVSAAPGDLSDVPLYTRGSAEPNIMFVLDSSGSMQGEIWPPSEYDENATYASCANPISSTYRYWSNGKWRTGNYEVQFQVDIDDGSVKFKMDSGGKTEENWREWDSTNDCFDDDADYRAWIHAYNTSNDYYYTGSDPQFGDYRDESASGHLLNWFFSSRNEAGTYEAAKFLEFDGDAARSKVAVTRTDVMKTSAIELVSDLEDVRIGLMQFDGSDGARALRGLESVTDDNRTDYLNVIKGITADGSTPLAESFTGVGRYFITGFENKDLSYKGSDGGTVTTAGKNIFNFSPDWDDVTPNVAKPTSSTEGAAIQFYCQKSFMVALTDGEPTSDDSISDHLKGYDYNCSGNPGGCTSSEMDDVIKALYDIDLRPDLKEPDGTPVKHNIISYIIGFANDGLTETDVMKNAGKLGGGGVYTADNAAELKVTFNQIISKVHAIVGSSSSVAFNSTSLEADSAIYAAKFDSGDWSGELSALAIDSAGNISTTASWEAGTILDQTAPSTRTLLTYKPGTGGVAFTAAGLDFTGSDGDTELDLNINTSTGVSVADNRASERVDYLRGDRTKEGNGSNEFRQRSSRLGDIVNSTPVYVGEPVGKWENAEFAEASSYAAFKSGKASRTPMVYVGANDGFLHGFNASTTGTDAGKELIGYLPSVLSSTETELGLHALTSQNYLHKYYVDGTPTVGDAYINSAWKTVLVGGLGGGGKGYFALDITNPASFTAANAGSLVLWEFTDSSNSNLGYSYSRPQIGRMSNGKWAAVFGNGYNSLTGDAGLFIVYLDGSGHVYLSTSTGSQADKNGLSTPAIIDTDLDGTIDRVYAGDLRGNMWAFDVETNAKWTSGVATGTVNKLFTAAGEPITGAPLVARNTANENGASPNLLVTFGSGQYLTDADTANTAAGGFYAVSDNGTYNLDKNNLEPRSIGTKDVTQSSGGTVQHRTLSGTALNWSNKSGWYISLLSGVSPDGGERVTTRPDLLRNVLFFNTLIPTGQVCSAGGYGWLMSVDVRTGLAPSEYAVYDANNDGVIDSADMGVVGEMVNEGIPNKPGFLGGKRQYTSTSAGTINDRDINVGGGDREGRLAWEEMIPN from the coding sequence ATGAAATGGAATAACAAGATCAAACAGCGATTGTCTCTCCGTTCCCTCAGTGCGGCTTTTCTATTGTCACTGGCCACCAGCGTTTCAGCGGCTCCGGGTGATCTCTCCGATGTCCCGCTATATACCCGTGGATCCGCGGAGCCAAATATTATGTTTGTGCTGGATTCTTCAGGATCAATGCAGGGAGAGATTTGGCCTCCAAGTGAATATGATGAAAATGCAACATATGCGAGCTGCGCGAACCCTATATCTTCGACATACCGCTATTGGAGTAACGGAAAATGGCGAACAGGGAATTATGAAGTTCAATTTCAAGTGGATATTGATGACGGCAGCGTAAAATTCAAGATGGATTCTGGTGGGAAAACGGAGGAAAACTGGAGGGAATGGGATTCTACAAACGACTGCTTTGATGATGATGCTGATTATCGTGCCTGGATACATGCGTACAATACGTCTAATGATTACTACTATACTGGTAGCGATCCTCAGTTTGGAGATTACAGAGATGAGTCGGCCAGTGGGCATCTGTTGAATTGGTTTTTCTCGTCTAGAAATGAAGCTGGGACATACGAAGCAGCCAAATTTCTTGAGTTCGACGGAGATGCGGCACGCTCAAAAGTTGCGGTCACACGAACCGATGTCATGAAAACATCAGCAATTGAGTTGGTGTCGGATCTAGAGGATGTTCGTATAGGATTGATGCAATTTGATGGTAGTGATGGTGCACGAGCATTACGTGGGCTCGAAAGTGTTACTGACGATAATCGCACCGATTATCTGAATGTGATTAAGGGTATTACAGCGGATGGAAGCACTCCCTTGGCAGAGAGCTTCACTGGTGTCGGACGCTATTTTATTACGGGGTTCGAGAATAAAGATCTTTCGTACAAAGGTAGTGATGGCGGCACGGTGACGACCGCGGGTAAAAATATTTTCAATTTTTCTCCAGACTGGGATGATGTCACCCCGAATGTCGCTAAGCCAACCAGTAGCACTGAAGGGGCCGCAATACAGTTTTATTGCCAAAAAAGCTTCATGGTGGCACTCACCGATGGTGAGCCCACCAGTGATGACAGCATTAGTGATCATCTAAAGGGATATGACTACAACTGTTCGGGTAATCCTGGAGGGTGCACCAGCAGTGAAATGGATGATGTCATCAAAGCGTTATATGACATTGATCTTCGCCCGGATTTGAAAGAACCAGACGGTACCCCGGTAAAACACAATATCATCAGTTATATCATCGGATTCGCCAATGATGGCCTAACAGAAACCGATGTAATGAAAAATGCCGGCAAGCTTGGTGGCGGTGGGGTTTACACTGCGGACAACGCGGCCGAGCTGAAAGTCACCTTCAATCAGATCATCAGCAAGGTCCATGCAATTGTCGGAAGTTCCAGCTCCGTAGCCTTTAACTCAACCTCGCTGGAAGCGGACTCCGCTATCTACGCGGCCAAGTTCGACAGCGGCGACTGGAGCGGTGAACTGTCCGCTCTGGCTATCGACAGCGCGGGCAATATTTCCACAACTGCTTCTTGGGAAGCCGGAACCATACTCGACCAAACCGCGCCGAGTACACGGACACTGCTCACCTATAAGCCTGGCACTGGTGGCGTCGCATTTACTGCTGCCGGACTAGATTTTACCGGTAGTGATGGAGATACCGAGCTGGACTTGAATATCAATACGTCGACCGGCGTATCCGTGGCAGATAATCGCGCGTCGGAGCGCGTTGACTATCTGCGTGGTGATCGTACCAAGGAAGGCAACGGGAGCAATGAGTTCCGTCAGCGTAGCAGCCGTCTCGGCGATATTGTCAATTCGACGCCGGTGTATGTAGGTGAGCCAGTCGGTAAGTGGGAGAATGCGGAGTTCGCGGAAGCGAGCAGTTACGCTGCATTCAAGAGCGGCAAGGCAAGTCGCACACCGATGGTATATGTGGGCGCGAATGATGGCTTCCTGCATGGTTTCAATGCCTCAACAACAGGTACGGATGCCGGTAAAGAACTGATTGGCTACCTCCCTTCTGTGCTTTCCAGTACTGAAACTGAGCTCGGTTTACACGCATTGACATCGCAGAACTACCTTCACAAATACTATGTGGACGGTACTCCAACGGTTGGAGATGCGTATATCAATAGCGCCTGGAAAACCGTTCTTGTCGGTGGACTGGGGGGCGGTGGCAAGGGGTACTTTGCGCTCGACATCACCAACCCCGCCTCATTTACTGCCGCTAACGCTGGCTCTCTAGTACTGTGGGAGTTTACTGACAGCAGTAACAGTAATCTTGGTTACTCTTACAGCCGTCCACAGATTGGTCGCATGTCAAATGGCAAGTGGGCGGCAGTTTTTGGTAATGGCTATAACAGTCTTACCGGTGACGCCGGGTTGTTTATCGTCTATCTGGATGGCAGTGGACATGTTTACCTGTCTACCAGTACAGGTAGCCAGGCAGATAAGAACGGCCTTTCGACCCCGGCAATTATCGATACCGATCTCGATGGCACGATCGACCGCGTTTATGCCGGCGATCTGCGTGGCAATATGTGGGCTTTTGACGTGGAAACCAATGCGAAATGGACGTCAGGGGTTGCTACTGGCACGGTGAATAAACTGTTCACCGCTGCCGGCGAGCCAATCACCGGTGCTCCACTGGTGGCGAGAAATACTGCGAATGAAAACGGAGCCTCTCCCAATCTGCTGGTGACATTCGGTAGCGGCCAGTATCTGACGGATGCCGATACTGCGAATACCGCTGCGGGAGGTTTTTATGCAGTGTCGGATAACGGAACGTATAACCTGGACAAAAATAATCTGGAGCCCCGGTCTATTGGAACGAAGGACGTCACGCAGAGCAGTGGAGGGACAGTTCAGCATCGCACGCTCAGTGGAACGGCGTTGAACTGGAGCAATAAATCCGGTTGGTATATCTCCCTGCTGTCTGGTGTTTCCCCGGATGGCGGAGAGCGGGTTACCACGCGTCCGGATTTGCTGCGTAATGTACTTTTCTTTAACACTCTCATTCCTACCGGGCAGGTGTGTTCCGCTGGCGGATACGGGTGGTTGATGTCGGTCGATGTACGGACCGGGCTCGCACCTTCAGAGTATGCGGTGTACGACGCGAACAATGATGGTGTTATCGATAGTGCGGATATGGGCGTAGTCGGTGAAATGGTGAATGAGGGGATCCCGAATAAGCCGGGCTTCCTGGGAGGCAAGAGACAGTACACCTCTACCAGTGCCGGCACTATCAATGACCGGGATATCAATGTGGGCGGGGGTGACCGCGAGGGACGACTGGCCTGGGAAGAAATGATTCCCAACTGA
- a CDS encoding pilus assembly PilX family protein has translation MKSVNRQRGAVLIVSLVLLLVLTMIGIAGARGVMMGERMTFASRDAKIALEVAESMARQGEAYIDGLSDISGFGTTGWLRSEGDGPDDLFADATWTDTNSEEWDVGMKGADGNTKLKGRIFIELAGLASDDSNAADVDLSTGNTGLEFDDTRVFKIVTRGTGIGGTERIIVTLYGKAM, from the coding sequence GTCAGCGGGGAGCCGTGTTGATCGTCAGCCTCGTTTTACTGCTGGTGCTGACCATGATCGGTATCGCAGGAGCGCGTGGTGTAATGATGGGCGAACGCATGACCTTCGCCTCCCGTGATGCCAAGATCGCTCTGGAAGTCGCCGAGTCCATGGCGAGGCAGGGAGAGGCCTATATCGATGGTCTGAGCGATATCAGCGGCTTTGGCACAACCGGCTGGTTGCGCAGCGAAGGTGACGGCCCCGATGACCTGTTTGCCGATGCTACCTGGACGGATACCAATTCCGAGGAGTGGGACGTGGGTATGAAGGGAGCCGATGGCAACACGAAACTGAAAGGACGTATTTTTATTGAGCTGGCGGGACTGGCCTCCGACGATTCCAATGCTGCCGATGTGGATTTGAGTACCGGTAATACCGGTCTTGAGTTCGATGATACCCGTGTCTTCAAGATCGTCACGCGGGGGACGGGGATCGGTGGTACGGAACGTATTATCGTGACTCTCTACGGTAAGGCAATGTAA
- a CDS encoding type IV pilin protein, with protein sequence MKKQFGFSLIELMIAVAIIGILAGVAWPSYQEHVKTSRRADAQGALLGLAQAMEQHFTANGTYTGAADGNGVPSIFAGEAPLDGGTKFYNLRVTAADGSSYTLQAQAKNAQADDGDLQFKSTGEKAWDRGNDGAFGAGDMCWNKTCS encoded by the coding sequence ATGAAAAAACAATTTGGGTTCAGCTTGATTGAGCTGATGATCGCCGTGGCTATCATTGGAATACTTGCCGGCGTTGCCTGGCCGTCGTACCAGGAGCATGTCAAGACATCGCGCCGGGCGGATGCCCAGGGCGCACTTCTGGGACTGGCTCAGGCAATGGAGCAGCACTTTACCGCAAATGGAACCTATACGGGTGCGGCTGATGGCAATGGTGTTCCGTCGATATTCGCTGGCGAGGCCCCGTTGGACGGCGGTACCAAGTTTTATAATCTCCGAGTGACGGCGGCGGATGGCAGTTCCTATACACTTCAGGCTCAGGCAAAAAATGCCCAGGCTGATGACGGTGATCTTCAGTTCAAATCTACAGGGGAAAAAGCATGGGATCGCGGCAATGATGGTGCATTCGGTGCTGGAGACATGTGTTGGAATAAAACCTGCAGTTGA
- a CDS encoding GspH/FimT family pseudopilin: MQRQPGFTLIELIITLAILTIVLSLAAPGMSELVRRYQSEAKARELFDLLQLMRSRAYSERQKYSLCPSSDGVSCGTDWSSGALLFADSNGDGEKNNGEVIEKIFSGAEAGGSLRWRAFNNRGYILFRPDGTTPAQSGNFSYCPPDGEAKNGWVIVMNAIGRPYLGKDNDGDGVRETGSGENLSCPMAD; encoded by the coding sequence ATGCAACGCCAACCCGGATTTACCCTGATTGAACTGATCATCACCCTGGCAATTCTTACCATTGTCCTTTCACTGGCCGCACCGGGCATGTCCGAGCTTGTACGCCGCTACCAGTCGGAGGCAAAGGCGCGGGAGCTTTTCGATCTTCTGCAGTTAATGCGCAGCCGCGCCTACAGCGAACGGCAAAAATACTCACTATGTCCCAGCAGTGACGGCGTGAGCTGCGGAACCGACTGGTCTTCAGGTGCGCTGCTATTTGCTGACAGCAATGGCGATGGCGAGAAAAACAATGGCGAGGTAATAGAAAAAATATTTTCCGGAGCGGAAGCTGGCGGATCTTTGCGCTGGCGCGCATTCAATAATCGAGGCTATATCCTCTTTCGTCCCGATGGAACCACACCAGCACAAAGCGGTAACTTTTCTTACTGCCCTCCGGATGGCGAGGCCAAAAATGGCTGGGTCATTGTGATGAACGCCATAGGGCGTCCCTATTTAGGCAAAGATAACGACGGTGACGGCGTGAGGGAAACAGGCAGCGGGGAGAACCTCAGCTGCCCGATGGCAGACTGA